In Sphingobacterium thalpophilum, a genomic segment contains:
- a CDS encoding histidine kinase has protein sequence MASSIIISQWLSDRVLPRAIKAQQMKPFVLKAVLFVVILAILIGSIDFYFILTKEGIANHERTDLILTHFYQAIPSSLLINGTACGIRFYQEHADIQRIHGQLQQNFLESQVKFLQDQVNPHFMFNVLNHIHILMKKNVEMADYLLLKFSDILRYQLYECNQPLVLLTRELQYLQDFIAIEKMRWGNELDVSCSWNQSSKDLYIAPLMLICFVENALKHVNRLPNQKGSIELSWVEEEGKLQFNISNSYQDCPQLTSTGHSGIGLENVKKRLELQYENNYSLTVHKLDNRFMVLNASPQKFSLLFFAFNIFNIFFNQPCSKMLRILRCKMDYFTTF, from the coding sequence TTTGTACTAAAAGCAGTGCTTTTTGTAGTTATTTTAGCTATTTTAATTGGAAGTATAGATTTCTATTTCATTCTCACCAAAGAAGGAATAGCTAACCATGAACGGACAGATCTAATACTCACTCATTTCTATCAAGCAATTCCATCTTCCCTACTGATCAATGGTACCGCCTGCGGGATTAGATTTTATCAGGAACATGCAGATATTCAACGTATCCATGGTCAATTGCAGCAGAATTTTCTTGAAAGTCAGGTAAAATTTTTACAGGATCAGGTCAATCCTCATTTTATGTTTAATGTCTTGAACCATATTCATATCCTCATGAAAAAGAATGTGGAAATGGCCGATTATTTGCTTCTGAAATTTTCGGACATTCTGAGGTATCAGCTCTATGAGTGCAACCAACCGCTCGTACTTTTAACACGCGAACTGCAATATTTACAGGATTTTATAGCCATAGAAAAAATGCGGTGGGGTAACGAACTGGATGTAAGCTGTTCATGGAATCAATCTTCAAAGGATTTATATATTGCACCATTGATGCTCATCTGTTTTGTCGAAAACGCACTTAAACACGTAAACCGCCTTCCAAATCAAAAAGGAAGCATAGAGCTATCCTGGGTTGAGGAAGAAGGAAAACTTCAATTCAACATCAGTAATAGTTATCAGGACTGTCCGCAATTAACTTCAACAGGGCACTCGGGCATAGGGCTGGAAAATGTAAAAAAAAGACTGGAGCTGCAATATGAAAACAACTATTCATTAACAGTCCATAAACTTGACAACAGGTTTATGGTATTAAATGCTAGTCCCCAAAAATTCTCGCTGCTGTTTTTCGCTTTTAATATCTTCAATATTTTTTTCAATCAACCATGCTCTAAAATGCTCCGGATCTTGCGGTGTAAAATGGATTACTTCACCACATTTTAA
- a CDS encoding IS4 family transposase has product MINLNVFSQILSLVDRELFRDLVAKHKSDKHQKGINSWTHLVSMLFCHFSSADSVRDISNGLRSTTGNLNHLGVIRAPSKSNISYINIHRTHELFKDLYFSVLERLWQKDTHFRKDLVQLKRKVYLMDASIIPLCLSVFDWAKFRSTKGAVKLHTVLDYDGCLPVFMQITDGKVHESQRAGSYSFSKGSVVVVDRGYVDYSWLGDLDSRGCYFVTRSKVNMKYKVIKSYQSEALMEKGILKDELIELSGAACNKYNGKPLRLVHFWDSTTGNEYHFLTNNTKWKASLVANIYKQRWHIEVFFKHLKQRLKVSTFIGTSENAVMIQI; this is encoded by the coding sequence ATGATAAATTTAAATGTTTTTAGTCAGATTTTATCTCTTGTTGACCGTGAATTATTCAGGGATTTGGTTGCAAAGCACAAAAGTGATAAACACCAGAAAGGGATCAACAGCTGGACGCATCTAGTCAGTATGCTTTTCTGTCATTTTTCCTCGGCAGATTCGGTCCGGGATATTAGTAACGGTCTGCGCAGTACAACTGGTAACCTGAACCACTTAGGAGTAATAAGAGCTCCAAGTAAGTCCAATATATCCTATATCAACATACACCGTACGCATGAACTTTTCAAAGATCTTTATTTCTCTGTTTTGGAAAGGCTTTGGCAAAAGGATACGCATTTTCGCAAAGATCTTGTTCAGCTAAAGCGTAAAGTATATCTGATGGATGCAAGCATCATCCCCTTATGTCTATCTGTATTTGACTGGGCAAAGTTTCGCAGCACCAAAGGTGCCGTAAAGCTGCACACTGTCTTGGATTATGATGGCTGCCTACCTGTTTTTATGCAGATTACCGATGGAAAAGTACATGAGAGCCAGCGAGCCGGTAGTTACAGTTTTTCCAAGGGAAGCGTGGTGGTAGTGGACCGTGGCTACGTGGATTACAGCTGGCTTGGGGATTTGGACAGCAGGGGGTGTTACTTCGTTACCAGGAGTAAAGTTAATATGAAGTACAAGGTTATCAAGTCCTATCAGAGTGAAGCACTCATGGAAAAGGGGATCCTTAAGGATGAGCTCATTGAGCTATCCGGTGCTGCCTGCAATAAATACAACGGCAAGCCGCTACGCCTAGTCCACTTTTGGGACAGCACCACTGGCAATGAGTACCACTTTTTGACCAATAATACGAAGTGGAAGGCTTCTTTGGTGGCAAACATCTATAAACAACGCTGGCATATCGAAGTCTTCTTCAAGCATCTAAAGCAGCGCTTAAAAGTATCGACATTCATAGGGACTTCTGAAAATGCAGTGATGATCCAGATCTAG
- a CDS encoding HD domain-containing protein, with product MLSDKLLQQIEFIKEIDKIKYIQRRTKLFNSDRPENDAEHSWHLALMAIVLLEHANQSVDLLKVVKMVLIHDIVEIDAGDTFIYDTEKNHTNTGAECLAAQRIFGILPGQQAEELIAIWEEFEAGQTPEAQFARAMDRLEPLLQKSSNNCGTWNEPGVNYEKVYAKKSVIKDGSAVLWEYAEKLIDAGVARGILRKGG from the coding sequence ATGCTTTCAGACAAATTATTACAACAGATCGAGTTTATTAAGGAGATCGACAAGATTAAATATATCCAGCGCAGGACAAAACTTTTTAATAGTGACCGTCCCGAAAATGACGCTGAACACAGTTGGCATCTTGCCCTAATGGCTATTGTGCTTTTAGAACATGCAAATCAATCAGTGGATTTATTGAAGGTAGTCAAAATGGTATTGATACATGATATCGTCGAAATCGATGCAGGTGATACCTTTATCTATGATACAGAAAAAAATCATACCAATACAGGTGCAGAGTGTTTGGCAGCTCAGCGGATTTTTGGAATTTTGCCTGGGCAGCAAGCAGAGGAACTCATTGCGATCTGGGAAGAATTTGAAGCTGGTCAAACGCCGGAAGCACAGTTCGCACGAGCGATGGATCGATTGGAGCCACTTTTACAGAAGAGTTCCAATAATTGTGGGACCTGGAATGAACCTGGTGTAAATTATGAAAAGGTTTATGCAAAAAAATCTGTCATTAAGGATGGCTCAGCAGTATTGTGGGAATATGCAGAAAAATTGATCGATGCTGGAGTTGCTCGGGGGATTCTCAGAAAGGGAGGGTAG
- a CDS encoding LLM class flavin-dependent oxidoreductase, giving the protein MKKIGFLSFGHWSKHPAYSTQTASDTLLQSIDLALAAEEIGIDGAYFRVHHFANQLASPFPLLSAIGAKTSKIEIGTGVIDMRYENPLYMVEDAGAADLISGGRLQLGISRGSPEQVIDGWRYFGYNINEGETDADMGRQKALEFLEKLKGIGFAEPNPYPMFPNPPGLLRLEPHSEGLRDRIWWGAASNATAVWAAQNRMHLQSSTLKYDENGKPFHIQQAEQIRLYKEAWKEAGHPGEPRVSVSRSIFALVDDLDRYYFGQEADKTDKIGVIESDKRTIFGRSYAAEPDQLVKELAQDEAIQEADTLLLTIPNTLGVDYNVHILSAILEHVAPELGWR; this is encoded by the coding sequence ATGAAAAAAATAGGCTTTTTATCTTTTGGTCATTGGTCCAAGCATCCCGCATATAGTACGCAGACCGCAAGCGATACTTTATTGCAATCCATCGATCTAGCACTAGCTGCTGAAGAAATAGGCATAGATGGTGCATATTTCCGTGTACACCATTTTGCGAATCAGCTAGCATCTCCCTTTCCTTTATTATCGGCCATTGGAGCCAAAACCTCAAAAATTGAGATCGGCACCGGCGTCATCGATATGCGCTATGAAAACCCCCTTTATATGGTGGAAGACGCAGGAGCCGCAGATCTAATCTCTGGGGGCAGATTGCAGCTCGGCATCAGCAGAGGATCGCCTGAACAAGTAATAGATGGTTGGCGTTACTTTGGTTACAATATCAACGAGGGCGAAACAGATGCTGATATGGGAAGGCAAAAAGCATTGGAATTTTTAGAAAAACTTAAAGGAATTGGTTTCGCTGAACCAAATCCCTATCCAATGTTTCCAAACCCACCCGGTTTGCTGAGGCTCGAACCCCATTCGGAAGGGTTACGTGATCGTATCTGGTGGGGAGCAGCATCGAACGCCACGGCTGTATGGGCTGCTCAAAACAGAATGCACCTGCAAAGTTCCACTTTGAAATATGATGAAAATGGCAAACCTTTTCATATTCAGCAGGCCGAACAAATACGTTTATACAAAGAGGCCTGGAAGGAAGCAGGGCACCCTGGTGAACCCCGCGTTTCGGTCAGTCGATCCATATTCGCTCTGGTCGATGATTTAGATCGTTATTACTTCGGGCAAGAGGCTGACAAAACAGATAAAATTGGGGTAATAGAATCGGACAAGCGGACGATTTTTGGGCGAAGTTATGCCGCAGAACCAGATCAACTCGTGAAAGAACTAGCGCAAGATGAAGCAATACAGGAAGCAGACACGCTATTATTGACCATTCCAAATACGCTAGGGGTCGACTACAATGTCCACATTCTTTCAGCCATTTTGGAACATGTAGCTCCCGAACTTGGTTGGCGTTAA
- a CDS encoding NAD(P)-binding domain-containing protein: MIKNIRYKTKIAIIGAGQAGLSAAYHLKKLGLKIGPDFIILDEASAPGGAWQFRWDSLTLSTVNKIHDLPGMSFEETLSTKGAEVQANTAVPHYFKLYEEKFGLQVYRPAKVEKVYLYQDRFHIDTAETLFSALGIINATGTWENPYIPTYPGAELFRGEQLHTKDFKTAEYFRGKHVIVVGAGISAIQLLDQISKVTTTTWVTRRPPLFREGPFDDMAGHNAVAMVEERVRLGLSPLSVVSVTGLPYSTEIQEMEKRGVLQRFPMFQEITEKGIKWADGTEQKADVILWNTGFKSLLSHLDAVLPKEKQGGIQMAGRLATMVAKEPRIHLVGYGPSASTIGANRAGSAAARELLKTLSAADLNTNKFSGSQL, from the coding sequence ATGATAAAGAACATTCGCTACAAAACAAAAATTGCAATCATTGGTGCGGGTCAGGCTGGACTTTCTGCTGCTTATCATTTGAAGAAGCTCGGACTTAAAATCGGGCCGGATTTTATCATCTTGGATGAAGCCTCTGCACCAGGAGGAGCCTGGCAATTTCGCTGGGACTCCCTTACCTTAAGTACAGTCAATAAAATACACGATTTGCCCGGCATGTCGTTTGAGGAGACTTTATCAACAAAAGGGGCGGAAGTTCAGGCAAACACCGCTGTTCCCCATTATTTTAAACTTTATGAAGAAAAATTTGGACTTCAAGTATATCGACCAGCTAAAGTAGAAAAAGTCTACTTGTACCAAGATCGCTTTCATATCGATACGGCAGAAACTCTTTTCTCAGCACTCGGTATTATCAACGCCACCGGAACATGGGAAAACCCCTATATTCCTACCTATCCAGGTGCAGAATTATTTCGTGGCGAGCAACTTCACACAAAGGATTTTAAAACTGCAGAGTATTTTCGTGGCAAACATGTTATTGTTGTTGGAGCTGGTATTTCTGCCATTCAGCTATTGGACCAAATTTCCAAGGTTACAACGACAACCTGGGTAACACGACGACCGCCTTTATTCAGAGAGGGGCCATTTGATGACATGGCCGGGCATAATGCGGTTGCTATGGTAGAGGAACGTGTACGATTGGGGCTTTCACCTTTGTCTGTCGTTTCCGTTACGGGCCTCCCCTATTCTACAGAAATCCAGGAGATGGAAAAACGGGGTGTCCTTCAACGTTTTCCAATGTTTCAAGAAATAACCGAAAAGGGGATCAAATGGGCCGATGGAACGGAACAAAAAGCAGATGTTATACTTTGGAATACAGGTTTTAAAAGTTTATTGAGCCATCTAGACGCAGTGCTACCAAAAGAAAAACAGGGTGGCATTCAAATGGCAGGCAGACTAGCGACCATGGTCGCTAAAGAACCAAGAATTCACCTCGTGGGTTATGGTCCATCAGCATCGACAATCGGTGCAAACCGTGCAGGTAGCGCCGCAGCTAGAGAACTTCTAAAAACGCTTTCAGCTGCCGACCTGAACACAAATAAATTTAGTGGGAGCCAACTATAA
- a CDS encoding helix-turn-helix domain-containing protein encodes MNSQIISPDTSITLFVKAILVFESQKNDRVNLPFYADGYPGLLFQRCYGDFTIKPHDKKMPTIFLYGQTIKPISIDVTGPFQIIVFQFYPFVLRRFWGISPESINDGCYDLDAPSNRAFHQLSSTLSSSSSAENSIQLLTQSLLSFFDSKKYNIDFSIQRAILEIIEKKGQIIIKEIAKKEALNIRTFERRFFKETGVSAKQFAKMVQFQAALKQLNNKDFQKLTEVVYENGFSDQSHFIRVFKTFTGTTPTSFNKK; translated from the coding sequence ATGAATTCTCAAATTATCAGCCCTGATACATCCATTACATTATTCGTAAAGGCGATCCTGGTATTTGAAAGTCAGAAAAATGATCGCGTAAACTTACCTTTTTATGCTGATGGTTACCCCGGTCTATTGTTTCAACGATGCTATGGTGATTTTACAATCAAGCCTCATGATAAAAAGATGCCGACGATTTTTCTCTATGGTCAGACAATAAAACCGATTTCAATAGATGTAACAGGGCCTTTTCAGATTATCGTTTTTCAATTTTACCCATTTGTATTACGCCGATTTTGGGGTATCTCGCCCGAAAGCATAAACGACGGCTGCTATGATCTAGATGCTCCTTCAAATAGAGCCTTTCACCAACTGAGCAGTACATTATCCTCATCTTCAAGCGCTGAAAACAGCATCCAACTATTAACACAATCGCTCCTCAGCTTTTTCGATAGCAAGAAATATAACATAGATTTTTCGATTCAGCGAGCAATTCTCGAAATCATCGAAAAAAAGGGCCAAATCATTATTAAGGAAATTGCAAAAAAAGAAGCATTGAACATCCGAACTTTTGAAAGAAGGTTTTTCAAGGAAACTGGGGTGTCCGCTAAACAATTCGCTAAAATGGTACAGTTTCAGGCCGCTTTGAAACAGCTTAATAACAAAGATTTCCAAAAGCTAACGGAAGTTGTTTATGAAAATGGGTTCTCCGACCAATCGCACTTTATTCGTGTCTTTAAGACTTTCACAGGAACAACTCCAACATCATTTAACAAAAAGTAG
- a CDS encoding anthrone oxygenase family protein: protein MKSQDIILALATIFSAIISGLFFSYTFSVNLGLHKLNDKAFLMAMQNINKEILNPAFYCCFLGAPILLLMATILFFDLYSPKFYLILVACLSYIIGVLVVTGMQNVPLNNQLASIDLSISSEKSLRLARDAFEKPWVFWNNIRTCSSLLTLTCLVINLVFFKSKN from the coding sequence ATGAAATCGCAAGATATTATTTTGGCGCTGGCAACAATATTTTCGGCTATCATATCAGGTTTGTTTTTTTCGTATACCTTTTCGGTCAATTTGGGTCTACATAAACTCAACGATAAAGCCTTTTTGATGGCCATGCAAAATATCAATAAAGAAATACTAAACCCAGCTTTTTACTGCTGTTTTCTAGGCGCACCAATTTTGTTACTCATGGCTACTATATTATTTTTTGACCTGTATTCACCTAAATTTTATCTAATCCTAGTTGCATGCCTAAGCTATATTATTGGTGTACTTGTGGTTACAGGCATGCAAAATGTACCTTTAAATAATCAATTAGCCTCGATAGACCTATCGATATCTTCAGAAAAATCGTTAAGACTTGCACGTGACGCCTTTGAAAAACCCTGGGTATTTTGGAATAACATCCGAACTTGCTCTTCTTTACTTACACTCACTTGTTTAGTCATTAACTTGGTCTTTTTTAAATCAAAAAATTGA
- a CDS encoding LexA family transcriptional regulator has product METYPNNNFEVLRMEMRVTNREFASLLGVREQVYSRIKKGEYPIGLTMKTRIQAAFPQVQYDWLLYGKGERVEITPLMHPDTMAMLSIGNGKSIGYFSEDVKFIDENKNNIFFEVSPGRYLMQTKLVTEKAKAGYLSGFSDAEYMDDLPAHFITVNEFHKGAYRSFEVSGDSMTDGTDASVLDGDIVTGRLIKRELWQSKFHTHKYRYWVVVHKYEGVIIKEIAHHDVNNGILTLRSLNADKTRYPDFEVSLDDVDQIFNVVDISRSL; this is encoded by the coding sequence ATGGAAACTTATCCAAATAATAACTTTGAAGTTTTACGCATGGAGATGCGCGTTACTAACCGTGAATTCGCGTCTTTATTGGGTGTACGCGAACAGGTGTACTCGCGTATTAAAAAAGGAGAGTATCCTATTGGACTTACGATGAAAACACGTATTCAAGCGGCTTTTCCTCAGGTTCAGTATGACTGGTTGTTATATGGAAAAGGTGAAAGAGTAGAGATAACTCCTTTAATGCACCCCGACACGATGGCAATGCTTAGTATTGGTAACGGTAAGTCAATAGGGTATTTTTCGGAGGACGTCAAGTTTATTGACGAAAACAAGAATAATATATTTTTTGAAGTTTCCCCAGGACGATATTTGATGCAGACAAAACTTGTGACAGAGAAAGCTAAAGCCGGGTATTTGTCTGGCTTTTCTGATGCTGAATATATGGACGATTTACCGGCACATTTTATCACGGTCAATGAATTTCATAAAGGTGCCTATCGTTCTTTTGAAGTTAGTGGTGATAGTATGACCGATGGAACCGATGCAAGTGTATTGGACGGCGATATTGTGACAGGACGTTTGATTAAAAGGGAGTTATGGCAATCAAAATTTCATACCCACAAATATCGTTATTGGGTTGTTGTACATAAATATGAAGGAGTTATTATCAAAGAAATTGCTCATCATGATGTCAATAACGGAATTCTTACCCTTCGTTCGCTAAATGCTGATAAAACAAGATACCCGGATTTTGAAGTAAGTTTAGATGATGTTGACCAAATTTTTAATGTTGTAGATATTAGCCGTTCGCTTTAA
- a CDS encoding N-acetylmuramoyl-L-alanine amidase gives MEIKENKLIGVAYRDTPNKGGIIKPVYIIMHYDGASNATSAIDWMTDSRSKVSAHLHISRDGVVTQLAPFNIKCWHAGLSTWAAQRDLNNCSIGIELQNKGTESYTEKQINVAIAVCKTIVRTYSIREILGHSDIAPGRKEDPGIQFPWEKFKSLTKGSYNGIT, from the coding sequence ATGGAAATTAAAGAAAACAAATTGATCGGTGTTGCTTATAGAGATACACCAAACAAAGGTGGAATTATTAAACCCGTTTATATCATTATGCACTACGATGGTGCATCCAATGCAACGAGTGCAATTGATTGGATGACTGATTCCCGGAGCAAGGTCTCTGCCCATCTTCATATCAGCCGTGATGGTGTTGTAACACAATTGGCCCCATTTAATATTAAATGTTGGCATGCGGGCCTTAGTACCTGGGCCGCTCAAAGAGATTTGAATAATTGTAGCATTGGAATTGAATTGCAAAATAAAGGTACGGAGAGCTACACCGAAAAACAGATCAATGTGGCGATAGCTGTGTGTAAAACAATTGTCCGTACTTATTCAATTCGGGAGATTTTGGGACATTCGGATATTGCGCCTGGAAGAAAGGAGGATCCAGGGATACAGTTTCCCTGGGAAAAATTTAAATCGTTAACAAAAGGAAGTTATAATGGAATTACTTGA
- a CDS encoding SIR2 family protein, which translates to MNKFALLVGNDINNISPGISWSDLLHNIKEKYKVSSLENGQKPFPMLYEEIFLNAIREKHINERDLKTYISDCVSQINQNEIHQLIRDLSIENIITTNYEFSLEGEIATANTGLIRETTYSVFRKHQIGNTSYWHIHGDCLNPSSINLGYEHYCGQLQKMRDYVVNGTNYNSQTVYKAALIKRLSRKKDTKLQSWIDLFFTQDIHILGLSLDFVEIDLWWLLTYRARNKYYRRSAFIENQLFYYTTKKWYALSKDKMQLLQANDVEIVVIDETNKTKYYKKVLAGIKNRYKLPSKILS; encoded by the coding sequence ATGAACAAGTTTGCTTTATTAGTCGGAAACGACATTAATAATATTTCACCAGGAATAAGCTGGAGTGATTTGCTACACAACATCAAAGAAAAGTATAAAGTCAGCTCATTAGAAAATGGACAAAAACCTTTTCCTATGTTGTATGAGGAAATATTCCTTAACGCAATTCGAGAAAAACATATTAATGAAAGAGATCTTAAAACCTATATATCGGATTGCGTCTCTCAAATCAATCAAAACGAAATACACCAATTAATTCGGGATCTTTCGATCGAAAACATAATCACCACTAACTATGAATTCAGTTTAGAAGGAGAAATCGCCACAGCAAATACCGGCTTAATCCGTGAAACGACCTACAGTGTATTTCGTAAACACCAAATCGGCAACACGAGCTATTGGCATATACACGGTGACTGCCTAAATCCATCTTCCATTAACCTAGGTTATGAACATTACTGTGGCCAATTGCAAAAAATGAGGGATTATGTGGTTAATGGGACAAATTATAATTCACAAACGGTCTACAAGGCTGCATTAATTAAAAGATTAAGCCGAAAAAAGGATACTAAACTCCAATCCTGGATTGATTTATTTTTCACACAGGATATCCACATTCTAGGTCTATCGCTTGATTTTGTAGAAATAGACCTTTGGTGGCTGCTAACCTATCGCGCCAGAAATAAGTATTATAGACGAAGCGCCTTTATTGAAAATCAACTCTTTTATTATACAACTAAAAAATGGTATGCACTCTCCAAAGATAAAATGCAATTACTTCAAGCAAACGACGTTGAAATTGTCGTTATTGACGAAACCAATAAAACTAAATACTACAAGAAAGTCCTCGCAGGCATAAAAAATAGATATAAGCTACCCAGCAAAATATTAAGTTGA
- a CDS encoding DUF2071 domain-containing protein, which translates to MSLIEKEFRAAKLNKFTLSIENFLNSLFLRKTKFILTKPFSTIKLKSEISHVVYLNWMVPLAKIQQFVPPGIALDPVGDHVLFSVLTYRHGHFGPAKLYYLKSLYGSPLQSNWRLYISQTQEQFKVPTVLFLANVMSSQIYCIGSRLFSSMMYTHQPLAFQHNHIGVQTHTKIIPGRSNAPDLEVVCHPCDHWNIPSQFLQLSKDINQLLNKIIIQDQALTPLENSLFRQANIGLMFDPKDIRPLKIDFFKSETLADIVQHEKCFAFEIPAVSFFMHHEKTIKL; encoded by the coding sequence ATGTCATTAATAGAAAAAGAATTTCGCGCTGCCAAACTAAACAAATTTACATTAAGCATTGAAAACTTTCTGAATAGTCTATTCTTGAGGAAAACAAAGTTTATACTTACCAAGCCCTTTTCAACAATAAAATTGAAAAGTGAAATTAGCCATGTAGTTTATTTAAACTGGATGGTGCCTCTCGCCAAAATTCAACAATTCGTCCCCCCAGGAATTGCCCTCGATCCTGTCGGTGACCATGTTTTATTTTCAGTGCTAACTTACCGCCATGGCCATTTCGGCCCTGCAAAACTATATTATTTAAAATCCTTATATGGGTCACCTCTACAGAGTAATTGGAGACTTTACATCAGTCAAACCCAAGAGCAATTTAAAGTGCCTACAGTCCTATTTCTCGCAAATGTAATGAGTAGCCAGATCTATTGCATCGGTAGTCGTTTATTCAGTAGCATGATGTATACACATCAACCTTTGGCTTTCCAACATAACCATATCGGCGTTCAAACTCACACCAAAATAATCCCTGGAAGAAGCAATGCACCAGACTTGGAGGTTGTTTGCCACCCCTGTGATCACTGGAATATTCCAAGTCAATTTCTCCAGCTGTCGAAAGATATCAATCAACTCCTGAATAAAATAATTATTCAGGACCAAGCCTTAACTCCACTGGAAAATAGCCTATTCCGACAGGCGAATATTGGGTTAATGTTCGATCCAAAAGACATAAGACCTTTAAAAATTGATTTCTTTAAAAGCGAAACATTAGCTGATATTGTTCAGCATGAAAAGTGTTTTGCTTTCGAAATACCAGCGGTCTCATTTTTTATGCATCACGAAAAAACAATAAAATTATGA
- a CDS encoding NAD(P)/FAD-dependent oxidoreductase — MLIENKKIAIIGGGIGGLTLARLLQLKGADVAVYERDLNPEVRVQGSTLDLHEGTGLEAMKRAGLIEEFYKYHRPTASKLRIVDQDLIVKFDDHDEEQSVAENRPEIDRAPLRDILLNALESHTVVWDSQFVAMERYGEGWLLHFKHAVDAYADLVIAADGANSRVRPYLSNLTPIYSGITLVEGNIYDAEKNAPHLFKLANGGKVMAFGAEQFIGYGTKGDGSMMFVASTKILEDDYNKARIDFKDNKQVSQWFKDHFPGWTTVWDEFFVNDNVQFIPRPQYYFALDQHWETQTNLTMIGDAAHRMPPFAGEGANVAMQDAFELAECLTNGKHESLLKALSYFEKDMIRRGTEATQDTLENSDRMHSATALSAMLEFFTHPSGD; from the coding sequence ATGTTAATAGAAAATAAAAAAATAGCCATAATTGGCGGTGGAATTGGCGGTCTTACGTTAGCTCGATTATTACAGTTAAAGGGGGCTGATGTAGCCGTTTATGAGCGGGATTTAAATCCTGAAGTTCGTGTACAGGGCTCTACTTTGGATCTTCACGAAGGGACGGGACTTGAAGCGATGAAACGTGCAGGATTAATAGAAGAGTTCTATAAATATCATCGACCGACTGCGAGTAAGCTGCGTATTGTTGATCAGGATCTCATCGTAAAATTTGATGACCATGATGAAGAGCAGTCAGTCGCCGAAAATCGGCCGGAAATAGACCGAGCCCCTTTGCGAGATATCTTATTGAATGCTTTGGAATCGCATACCGTTGTTTGGGATAGTCAATTCGTTGCAATGGAAAGATATGGTGAAGGTTGGTTGTTGCATTTTAAACATGCAGTGGATGCATATGCCGATCTGGTGATCGCAGCAGATGGAGCAAATTCAAGAGTACGTCCTTACTTAAGTAATCTAACGCCTATATATTCGGGAATTACATTGGTTGAGGGAAATATCTATGATGCTGAAAAGAATGCTCCTCATCTTTTTAAATTGGCGAACGGTGGTAAAGTGATGGCTTTTGGAGCGGAACAATTTATCGGATATGGTACAAAAGGTGACGGTTCAATGATGTTTGTTGCAAGTACAAAGATTCTAGAAGATGATTATAATAAGGCTAGAATTGATTTTAAGGACAATAAGCAAGTATCTCAATGGTTTAAAGATCATTTCCCTGGATGGACCACGGTTTGGGATGAGTTTTTTGTGAATGACAATGTACAGTTTATACCCCGTCCCCAATATTATTTTGCTCTTGATCAACACTGGGAAACACAGACTAACCTTACAATGATCGGAGATGCAGCTCATCGCATGCCGCCATTTGCTGGTGAGGGGGCGAATGTAGCAATGCAGGATGCCTTCGAGTTGGCTGAATGCCTGACAAATGGGAAACATGAATCTTTGCTGAAAGCATTATCTTATTTTGAAAAAGACATGATAAGAAGGGGGACAGAAGCAACACAGGATACATTGGAAAATAGTGATCGCATGCATTCGGCTACTGCTTTATCTGCCATGTTGGAATTTTTTACCCATCCATCGGGGGATTAA